Proteins from a single region of Paenibacillus sp. BIHB 4019:
- a CDS encoding HAMP domain-containing sensor histidine kinase, with protein sequence MRFVLQLGIAGTIVLIMSAVTVVWMLQKFNEISITRDFASVGLEKLVESSELGPEGMRFDPSLLKQVKENGGWLQSLDELGQVESSYNTPADVPKQYGPGELVAYWTGKQPFAYHLAVWIQQKNGRLYTLVYGAPNYMQPVLTQVSNGGFAVQGGQLVVPDAMVNELKKGQVFMQLLDQAGAELASYNKPDAIPGQYSVQELALRTLYSDRYGYLIQTSYNEQTKQTWIVGQKNTGTGAAGKNPLIPAEAQIVILGVVAMFAAMLILFLLLSLWQARRFGAPLLHMLVWLDAIGNAVYQEPLDRKGLPRSRMPSGKWRRRYRVFADVILSIDKLSAALQREQEMRKQTESLREEWIAGVTHDLKTPLSSITGYAHLLAEPKYDWSQADVRKFSATMLEKSAHMDMLISDLAMTYRLKTGILPPEIEEVELNGWLRDTLQLAADDPLFGKGRIRFQASAQKAVWVQLYTPWLERVVNNIAANALLHNAPDTVLTVSLIVSEEKKHEGMTIEFADNGGGMDESTLNRLFERYYRGTDTASTPNGSGLGMAIAKGLTEAMGGKITVVTTLGRGTIIRLIWKNTIVRTDAAGASE encoded by the coding sequence TTGAGATTTGTCCTTCAGCTGGGGATAGCGGGCACAATCGTATTAATTATGTCTGCTGTAACGGTAGTCTGGATGCTGCAAAAGTTTAACGAAATTAGCATTACGCGTGATTTTGCCAGCGTGGGGCTGGAGAAGCTGGTTGAATCGTCGGAGCTTGGGCCAGAGGGGATGCGCTTTGATCCCAGTTTGCTGAAGCAGGTGAAGGAAAATGGCGGCTGGCTGCAGAGCCTGGATGAGCTCGGACAGGTGGAAAGCTCCTATAATACGCCTGCGGATGTTCCCAAGCAATATGGTCCGGGCGAACTGGTCGCTTATTGGACGGGAAAGCAGCCGTTTGCTTACCATTTAGCCGTATGGATTCAACAGAAGAACGGAAGGCTTTACACGCTCGTTTATGGCGCGCCGAATTATATGCAGCCGGTGCTAACGCAGGTGAGCAATGGCGGATTTGCGGTTCAAGGCGGGCAGCTAGTAGTTCCTGATGCGATGGTAAACGAGCTGAAAAAAGGCCAGGTGTTCATGCAACTGCTGGATCAAGCGGGCGCGGAGCTTGCCTCCTATAATAAGCCGGACGCGATTCCGGGGCAATATTCCGTTCAGGAGCTGGCACTTCGGACGCTCTACTCCGACAGATACGGCTATCTCATTCAAACTTCCTACAATGAGCAGACGAAGCAGACCTGGATTGTTGGGCAAAAAAATACGGGAACAGGGGCCGCGGGCAAGAATCCGCTCATTCCGGCCGAAGCGCAAATTGTCATCCTTGGCGTCGTTGCGATGTTCGCCGCGATGCTGATCTTGTTCTTGCTGCTGTCGCTATGGCAAGCGCGGCGGTTTGGCGCTCCATTGCTGCATATGCTGGTATGGCTGGATGCCATCGGCAATGCGGTTTACCAAGAGCCGCTGGATCGCAAGGGTTTGCCGCGCAGCCGGATGCCTTCTGGCAAATGGCGGCGGCGATACCGAGTTTTCGCCGATGTCATATTATCCATTGATAAGCTGTCTGCTGCTTTGCAGCGCGAGCAGGAGATGCGGAAGCAGACGGAAAGCTTGCGGGAGGAATGGATTGCGGGCGTTACCCATGATTTGAAGACGCCTTTGTCCTCCATTACGGGCTATGCCCATCTGCTCGCAGAGCCCAAATATGATTGGTCACAGGCGGATGTGCGCAAATTTTCAGCAACGATGCTGGAAAAATCGGCTCATATGGACATGCTGATCAGCGACCTGGCGATGACCTATCGGTTAAAGACGGGGATTTTGCCGCCCGAGATCGAGGAAGTGGAATTGAATGGCTGGCTGCGGGACACGCTGCAGCTGGCGGCAGATGATCCCCTGTTTGGCAAAGGACGAATCCGGTTTCAAGCGTCTGCTCAGAAAGCCGTATGGGTCCAGCTCTATACCCCGTGGCTGGAGCGTGTTGTTAACAATATTGCTGCAAATGCGCTTCTGCATAATGCGCCGGATACGGTTTTAACCGTCTCGTTGATCGTTTCGGAAGAGAAGAAGCATGAAGGCATGACGATCGAATTTGCCGACAATGGTGGCGGAATGGACGAGAGCACGCTGAATCGGCTGTTTGAACGGTATTATCGCGGTACAGATACCGCCTCCACGCCGAATGGCTCGGGCCTTGGGATGGCGATTGCCAAAGGGCTGACAGAAGCGATGGGCGGCAAAATTACGGTCGTGACTACTCTGGGGCGAGGCACGATCATTCGGCTCATTTGGAAAAATACGATAGTGAGGACAGATGCGGCTGGAGCCTCCGAGTAG
- a CDS encoding AraC family transcriptional regulator: MNKVLKLNEHTALWNRASIRLLDIRRVVLGIDEELRAYRVPSSFFLYALRGSAEVELDSAAGGMKRFHVLHGGKGACLDIRPSAEPFEYVLVFYKAVIPLPSRQEILDLLHQHRPFQLQYRLVPHSSLALFSKIEELERSWKKGGELEHFHAKALFYQCVYELLWQLHRDGVQLARADLVSQSIRYMEEQYASAIALDGLADLLECSVGHLVKLFKRETGVSPIQYLTQIRLKHAKELLLNSESTLEEIAIYVGCPDKYYFGRMFKKHIGQSPIRFRTQRGQIEKGVKNPAIGRIFSIGNHSSKLYSGDENYYQHRREGELPMFSHKRLLATMLISLTLFLSACSGAAAPQGAASGNAGNVQASAEQKSPEASPQAEAAGGTRMIKTIKGDIEIPDQAQRVVVDLYLGSFIALDVKPVGTPQKNLENPYYKAELAGVENIGEYESISLEKILELQPDLIVTGNEMAYESFSKIAPTVLVPFGNLKTVHEEIEFFGQVLGKEQEAEAWLANFDKQIAQAREQVAQHVPAEATFSLMEDWGKTVGVFGDNFGRGGQAIYHALDRKLPPKHAAEVMKEQSLEISMEILEEYAGDYIIFTSETHTLEDLKADSIWGTLDAVKNDRVYIWHGDKSWYFDPIATSAQLEELTAWLVKQ, translated from the coding sequence GTGAACAAGGTGTTAAAGCTGAATGAACATACGGCATTATGGAATCGTGCTTCGATTAGATTGCTGGATATAAGGCGCGTCGTATTAGGCATAGATGAGGAGCTGCGGGCTTACCGCGTTCCATCAAGCTTTTTTTTATATGCGCTGCGCGGCAGCGCTGAGGTGGAGCTGGACAGCGCCGCCGGTGGCATGAAGCGATTTCACGTTTTGCATGGCGGCAAAGGGGCATGTCTGGACATTAGGCCGTCAGCAGAGCCCTTTGAATATGTCCTCGTATTTTATAAGGCGGTTATTCCGCTTCCGAGCAGGCAGGAGATTTTGGATCTGCTGCATCAGCATCGTCCCTTTCAGCTTCAATACCGCTTAGTGCCGCATTCATCCTTGGCTTTATTTTCAAAAATCGAAGAGCTGGAGCGAAGCTGGAAAAAGGGCGGAGAGCTGGAGCATTTCCACGCTAAAGCTTTATTTTATCAGTGTGTGTACGAGCTGCTATGGCAGCTTCACAGGGACGGCGTACAGCTGGCGCGGGCCGATCTAGTTTCACAATCGATTCGTTATATGGAGGAGCAATATGCAAGTGCGATTGCCCTGGATGGGCTTGCGGATCTGCTGGAATGCAGCGTAGGCCATCTCGTCAAATTATTCAAGAGGGAGACAGGCGTGAGTCCGATTCAATATTTAACCCAAATCAGGCTGAAGCATGCCAAGGAGCTGCTGCTGAACTCGGAATCGACCTTGGAAGAAATAGCGATATACGTAGGCTGTCCAGATAAATATTATTTTGGACGAATGTTCAAAAAACATATCGGTCAGTCTCCTATACGATTTCGCACCCAAAGGGGGCAGATCGAGAAAGGAGTAAAAAATCCAGCGATTGGGCGCATATTCTCCATTGGCAACCATAGCTCCAAGCTTTATAGTGGTGATGAGAATTATTATCAACACAGAAGAGAAGGGGAGTTACCTATGTTTAGCCATAAAAGATTGCTAGCTACGATGCTGATCAGTTTGACCCTGTTTTTGAGCGCTTGTTCGGGTGCGGCGGCACCGCAGGGAGCTGCTTCCGGCAATGCCGGAAACGTACAAGCATCAGCAGAGCAGAAGTCGCCCGAGGCATCGCCGCAAGCTGAAGCGGCAGGCGGAACGCGGATGATTAAAACCATTAAAGGAGATATAGAAATACCGGATCAGGCGCAGCGCGTCGTAGTCGATCTGTACTTGGGCAGCTTTATTGCGCTTGATGTGAAGCCCGTTGGCACGCCGCAAAAAAACCTCGAAAATCCCTATTATAAAGCCGAGCTTGCCGGTGTAGAAAATATTGGCGAATACGAAAGCATTTCGCTAGAGAAAATTTTGGAGCTGCAGCCGGATTTGATCGTTACCGGCAATGAAATGGCTTATGAATCCTTTAGCAAAATCGCGCCAACCGTGCTTGTGCCCTTCGGCAATCTGAAAACGGTACACGAAGAAATTGAATTTTTCGGCCAAGTGCTGGGCAAGGAACAAGAGGCAGAGGCATGGCTTGCCAATTTTGATAAGCAAATTGCACAGGCGCGCGAGCAGGTTGCACAGCATGTGCCGGCCGAAGCGACTTTCTCCCTTATGGAAGATTGGGGCAAAACAGTGGGTGTATTCGGGGATAATTTCGGCCGTGGCGGACAGGCCATTTATCATGCGCTTGACCGCAAACTGCCGCCAAAGCATGCTGCTGAGGTCATGAAGGAGCAGTCGCTCGAAATATCGATGGAAATATTGGAAGAGTATGCAGGCGACTATATCATTTTTACTTCCGAGACGCATACACTTGAAGATTTAAAAGCAGATTCGATCTGGGGAACACTCGATGCGGTTAAAAATGATCGGGTTTACATCTGGCACGGCGATAAATCCTGGTACTTTGATCCCATCGCCACTTCAGCACAATTAGAAGAGCTTACAGCTTGGCTAGTAAAACAATAA
- a CDS encoding Glu/Leu/Phe/Val dehydrogenase translates to MTVVVAEETLNPYKIAQQQIDTAVAHLKLPEHVTQILKHPMRVLSVNFPVRMDDGTVQVFEGYRSQHNDAIGPTKGGIRFHPDVTLDEVKALSMWMSFKCGVVGLPYGGGKGGVICDPRKMSKGELERVSRAFMEAIADFVGPDKDIPAPDVYTTPQIMGWMMDTYSKMKGRYSPGVITGKPLIIGGSKGRNEATAQGCVYTILAALQDKHLPVQNATAAIQGFGNAGRIAARLLSEAGCKIVAISDSRGGIYDPNGLDIDQISDLKDNASILDYGESFVISNEALLELDVDILVPAALENVITAANADRIQAKIIAEAANGPTTPEADRVLFQKGIVVIPDVLANAGGVTVSYFEWVQNLMNYYWSEAEVLEKLETNMIQSYVAVRDLAKEHSTDLRTAAYMISIKRIAAAMEARGWV, encoded by the coding sequence ATGACAGTCGTTGTTGCAGAAGAAACATTAAACCCTTATAAAATTGCCCAGCAGCAAATCGATACGGCGGTTGCCCATCTGAAGCTGCCTGAGCATGTGACTCAAATTTTGAAGCATCCGATGCGCGTGTTGTCCGTTAACTTCCCGGTTCGTATGGATGATGGTACTGTACAGGTTTTTGAAGGCTACCGCTCCCAGCACAATGATGCGATTGGGCCGACTAAAGGCGGCATTCGTTTCCACCCGGACGTTACGCTTGATGAAGTTAAAGCATTGTCGATGTGGATGAGCTTTAAATGTGGCGTTGTTGGCTTGCCTTACGGCGGCGGCAAAGGCGGCGTTATTTGTGATCCTCGCAAAATGAGCAAAGGCGAGCTGGAACGCGTAAGCCGCGCATTTATGGAAGCTATTGCCGACTTTGTTGGACCGGATAAAGATATTCCTGCACCAGACGTGTATACGACGCCGCAAATTATGGGCTGGATGATGGACACGTACAGCAAGATGAAAGGCAGATATTCCCCAGGTGTCATTACGGGCAAACCGCTTATTATCGGCGGCTCGAAAGGTCGTAATGAAGCGACAGCTCAAGGCTGTGTTTATACGATTTTGGCGGCGCTCCAAGATAAGCATCTTCCGGTACAAAATGCGACTGCAGCTATTCAAGGCTTCGGCAACGCAGGAAGAATCGCAGCTCGTCTGCTTAGCGAAGCAGGCTGCAAAATCGTGGCGATCAGCGATTCGCGCGGCGGCATTTACGATCCAAACGGATTGGATATCGATCAAATTTCCGATCTTAAGGACAATGCATCCATTTTGGACTACGGCGAATCCTTCGTTATTTCCAACGAAGCTTTGCTTGAGCTGGATGTTGACATCCTGGTACCAGCTGCGCTGGAAAATGTAATTACAGCTGCGAATGCAGACCGCATTCAAGCGAAAATCATCGCTGAAGCAGCTAATGGCCCAACGACGCCAGAAGCAGACCGCGTTCTGTTCCAGAAGGGCATCGTTGTTATTCCTGACGTCCTTGCAAATGCAGGCGGCGTTACGGTATCCTATTTTGAATGGGTACAAAACCTGATGAACTACTACTGGAGCGAGGCTGAAGTGCTTGAGAAGCTGGAAACAAACATGATCCAGTCTTACGTGGCTGTTCGTGATTTGGCGAAAGAGCACAGCACTGATCTTCGTACAGCGGCTTATATGATTTCCATCAAGCGTATTGCTGCAGCTATGGAAGCAAGAGGCTGGGTGTAG
- a CDS encoding ATP-binding cassette domain-containing protein, whose translation MIEVNGISKSFLVSKRPPGLAHAVKSLFRREYTVVEALQDISFTIGSGEIVGYIGPNGAGKSTTIKTMSGILVPDSGTCSIMGYTPWKDRVSYVKNIGVVFGQRSQLWWDVPVLDSFELLRDIYRIPPLEYRATLALLVETLDLQALLHTPVRQLSLGQRMRCEIAASLLHSPSLLFLDEPTIGLDAVSKIAVRQFIKTINEEKGVTVILTTHDMNDIEALASRLLLIGKGKLLYDGTVQGLRSRYGGKVAAAQASQLQQASASTSEQGHFNDSLSIEDIVVQMYKEYAL comes from the coding sequence TTGATTGAGGTTAACGGAATAAGCAAGTCGTTCCTGGTGTCGAAGCGGCCGCCGGGCCTGGCGCATGCGGTAAAATCGCTTTTTCGGAGGGAATATACGGTCGTGGAGGCGCTGCAGGATATTTCATTCACGATTGGCTCCGGTGAGATTGTCGGGTATATCGGCCCGAACGGAGCAGGGAAATCGACGACGATTAAGACGATGAGCGGCATTCTCGTACCGGATAGCGGGACGTGTTCGATTATGGGGTACACCCCTTGGAAGGATCGCGTTTCATATGTGAAAAATATCGGCGTCGTGTTCGGACAGCGCTCGCAGCTATGGTGGGACGTTCCGGTACTGGACTCCTTCGAGCTGCTGCGCGATATCTATCGCATTCCCCCACTGGAATATCGGGCTACTCTGGCATTGCTCGTAGAAACGCTCGATTTACAAGCGCTGCTGCACACTCCCGTTCGCCAGCTCAGTCTTGGACAGCGCATGCGCTGTGAAATTGCTGCTTCGCTGCTGCACAGTCCCAGCCTGCTGTTTCTCGATGAACCGACGATCGGGCTCGATGCCGTATCCAAAATCGCCGTCAGGCAGTTCATTAAAACAATCAATGAAGAAAAAGGCGTTACCGTCATTTTGACGACCCATGATATGAATGATATTGAGGCACTCGCAAGCCGCCTGCTGCTCATCGGCAAAGGCAAGCTGCTTTATGACGGCACCGTGCAGGGGCTGCGCAGCCGCTATGGCGGAAAAGTTGCGGCGGCACAAGCTTCACAGCTGCAGCAGGCATCCGCTTCAACATCTGAACAGGGCCATTTTAACGACAGCCTGTCCATCGAAGACATTGTCGTGCAAATGTACAAGGAGTACGCATTATGA
- a CDS encoding M23 family metallopeptidase codes for MKKPSFTMIKQASASVKIAAAVGTLAVILTACGGGDSAATNNNGATGEASSSPTAAASTTNPNEALITPEQLPDALLAGNYKGIYERFSAPFKESVSEADFLKMAESFMSGVKSLDKSSLLNKSGAEQRTWVSDSGTKGIIGIFDAEGTILGLQVKELTPATETDNILTKNSYSLPFRGEWLVVWGGNNALINYHYEYESQRYAYDFVQAKDGFSYEGDPLKNESYFAFGQDIIAPADGTVVSVVNDIADNEPVGVMNEKAPAGNVVVIDHGGEYSYLAHLKKGSAVVKPGDKVSKGDVLGQTGNSGNSSEAHLHFQLSDGKDLFTSSAIAVKWEGGIKPVQGETIGSAE; via the coding sequence ATGAAGAAACCATCATTTACAATGATCAAACAAGCCAGCGCCTCGGTTAAAATAGCTGCTGCTGTCGGAACGCTAGCCGTAATTTTAACCGCTTGTGGGGGTGGAGATAGCGCAGCGACGAACAATAACGGAGCAACCGGCGAAGCTTCAAGCTCGCCAACTGCGGCAGCGTCAACAACGAACCCAAATGAAGCGCTGATAACGCCGGAGCAACTGCCAGATGCCCTGCTTGCAGGCAATTATAAAGGAATTTATGAGCGCTTTAGCGCCCCGTTTAAGGAGTCGGTTAGCGAGGCTGATTTTCTAAAAATGGCGGAGTCGTTTATGAGCGGCGTGAAGTCGCTCGACAAGTCCTCCCTTTTGAACAAAAGCGGAGCGGAGCAGCGCACATGGGTGAGCGATTCCGGAACTAAGGGAATTATCGGCATTTTTGATGCGGAAGGCACGATTCTTGGGCTTCAGGTAAAGGAGCTCACTCCTGCAACGGAAACAGACAACATCCTGACCAAAAATAGCTACAGCCTGCCGTTCCGCGGGGAATGGCTCGTCGTTTGGGGCGGAAACAATGCGCTAATCAATTATCACTATGAATATGAGAGCCAGCGTTACGCCTATGATTTTGTGCAGGCGAAGGACGGTTTTTCCTATGAAGGCGATCCTTTGAAAAATGAAAGCTACTTCGCCTTTGGCCAAGATATTATTGCCCCTGCGGACGGCACAGTCGTATCGGTTGTTAACGATATTGCCGATAACGAGCCCGTTGGCGTCATGAATGAAAAGGCGCCTGCCGGCAATGTGGTGGTCATCGATCATGGAGGCGAATACAGCTATCTCGCCCATCTGAAAAAAGGTTCAGCCGTCGTAAAGCCAGGCGACAAAGTCAGCAAAGGCGATGTCCTTGGACAGACGGGCAATTCCGGCAACTCCAGCGAGGCCCATCTGCATTTTCAGCTGTCCGACGGGAAGGATTTGTTCACCTCATCAGCCATTGCAGTGAAATGGGAAGGCGGCATTAAGCCTGTGCAGGGGGAAACGATTGGTTCCGCAGAATAA
- a CDS encoding GNAT family N-acetyltransferase → MIIKIALVSDAEALIALKQAAGRGLAGRFGAYRLEPSIMSLAAIRKQFQDHIFLKAVVEGDAIIGSIHLHVRGDVPYIGGLIVHPEYLDQGIGEQLMLEAEALFMMGQQLDAPISFYEEQDYRKTTFVYKRLIRFH, encoded by the coding sequence ATGATAATAAAAATAGCGCTCGTATCCGATGCCGAAGCCCTCATCGCGCTGAAGCAAGCAGCGGGCAGAGGACTTGCCGGACGATTCGGAGCATACAGGCTGGAGCCTTCCATTATGTCCTTGGCGGCGATAAGAAAGCAGTTTCAAGACCATATTTTTCTCAAAGCGGTTGTGGAGGGCGATGCGATCATCGGTTCGATTCATTTGCACGTGCGAGGGGATGTTCCATATATTGGCGGGCTCATCGTACATCCGGAATATTTGGACCAAGGGATAGGAGAGCAACTGATGCTGGAGGCGGAAGCGCTGTTCATGATGGGCCAGCAGCTTGATGCTCCTATATCGTTTTATGAGGAGCAGGACTATCGCAAAACAACATTCGTCTATAAACGTTTAATCCGGTTTCATTGA
- a CDS encoding response regulator transcription factor gives MENAAILLVDDEQALLELLQTVLRKEGYTNIDSVGTGEAAIAACTAKKYDLIVLDVMLPGRSGIEVCPFIRQTTDAPILFLSARTSDFDKLTGFAIGGDDYIAKPFNPLEVVARIRAQLRRYFGTSTPVNGGRSAEMERGPASPIFDYGRFKVDEAAGELTVEGQAVACPALVFQLLLFLCKNPNRIFSKSELYEKVWGDDAFSDDNTVMVHIHRIRERIEADPSNPKFIVNVRGLGYKLVQGPLRGNGTR, from the coding sequence GTGGAAAATGCAGCGATTTTGCTTGTGGACGATGAACAGGCGCTGCTGGAGCTTTTGCAGACGGTGCTGCGCAAGGAAGGTTATACGAATATTGACAGCGTCGGCACAGGAGAAGCGGCGATTGCTGCCTGTACGGCGAAAAAATATGATTTAATCGTCTTGGATGTAATGCTGCCGGGGCGCAGCGGAATCGAGGTATGTCCGTTTATCCGGCAAACGACTGATGCTCCGATTTTATTTTTGAGCGCGCGCACTTCCGATTTCGACAAGCTGACCGGCTTTGCCATCGGAGGTGACGATTATATCGCGAAGCCCTTTAATCCGCTTGAGGTAGTTGCTCGTATCAGGGCGCAGCTGCGGCGGTATTTTGGCACGTCTACTCCAGTAAATGGCGGCAGATCGGCGGAGATGGAACGGGGACCTGCCAGCCCGATTTTTGATTATGGACGATTTAAGGTGGATGAAGCAGCGGGCGAGCTGACGGTGGAAGGGCAAGCGGTAGCCTGTCCGGCACTCGTGTTTCAGCTGCTATTGTTTCTATGTAAAAACCCGAACCGGATTTTCAGCAAAAGCGAGCTGTACGAGAAGGTTTGGGGCGACGACGCCTTCAGCGACGATAATACCGTGATGGTTCATATTCACCGGATTCGGGAACGAATTGAGGCTGATCCTTCCAATCCGAAGTTTATCGTCAATGTGAGAGGACTTGGTTACAAGCTTGTTCAAGGTCCGCTGCGGGGGAATGGCACGCGATGA
- a CDS encoding ABC transporter ATP-binding protein, whose protein sequence is MIRRFFSYYQPYRGLFMLDFGCAVLAGLLELAFPLVVNRFVDDLLPKGEWMIILWASLALLALYIVNTLLLFVVNYWGHMLGINIETDMRKKLFEHIQKLSFKFFDNTKTGHLMTRLTNDMMQIGEMAHHGPEDLFIAVMTLAGSFVLMMFINWKLAVMTFIVVPVIIWFVIYFNRKMTSAIHQLFTDIGDFNARVEDNVGGIRVVQAFANESYEKEQFNTNNSRFRLTKLLSYKLISQNGTISYMMMRLVTVFVMVCGTWFVIQNELTYGEFIGFLLLTNVFFKPIEKINAIIESYPQGFAGFKRYVELLDIEPDIADAPNAVAMGELKRDIRFQNVSFGYEGEEKVLNNISLTVGKGETVAFVGPSGAGKTTLCSLLPRFYELNEGSITVDGVDIRQIKLQSLRSQIGIVQQDVFLFSGSIRENILYGKLGATEEEIWEAARRARLDDFIRTQPEGLDTVIGERGVKLSGGQKQRMSIARMFLKNPPILILDEATSALDTETELIIQQSLAELSEGRTTLVIAHRLATIKNADRIVVVTPQGIEEQGRHEELVHQGGIYSRLHQAQFG, encoded by the coding sequence ATGATACGTCGATTTTTTTCTTATTACCAGCCTTATAGAGGGCTGTTCATGCTGGATTTTGGCTGTGCGGTGCTGGCCGGGCTGCTAGAGCTCGCTTTTCCGCTAGTAGTCAACCGGTTTGTAGATGATCTGCTGCCAAAGGGAGAATGGATGATCATCTTGTGGGCGTCGCTGGCGCTTCTGGCCTTGTACATTGTTAATACGCTGCTGTTGTTTGTCGTGAATTATTGGGGGCATATGCTCGGTATTAACATCGAGACAGATATGCGCAAAAAGCTGTTTGAGCACATTCAGAAGCTGTCCTTCAAGTTTTTCGACAATACGAAGACGGGGCATTTAATGACGCGTCTGACCAACGATATGATGCAGATCGGCGAGATGGCGCATCATGGTCCAGAGGATTTATTTATCGCTGTGATGACGCTGGCAGGCTCTTTCGTGCTCATGATGTTTATTAATTGGAAGCTTGCGGTGATGACTTTTATCGTCGTGCCGGTCATTATTTGGTTTGTTATTTATTTCAATCGCAAAATGACGAGCGCCATTCATCAGCTGTTTACCGATATTGGCGATTTCAATGCCCGGGTAGAGGATAATGTTGGCGGTATTCGCGTCGTTCAGGCGTTTGCTAATGAGTCGTACGAGAAGGAGCAGTTCAATACGAACAACAGCCGTTTCCGTCTGACGAAGCTGCTTAGCTACAAGCTCATATCGCAAAACGGAACGATCAGCTACATGATGATGCGCTTAGTTACCGTATTCGTCATGGTATGCGGCACTTGGTTCGTGATTCAGAACGAGCTGACGTACGGCGAATTTATCGGCTTTTTGCTGCTGACGAACGTCTTCTTCAAGCCGATTGAGAAAATTAATGCGATTATTGAAAGCTATCCGCAAGGCTTTGCCGGCTTCAAGCGTTATGTGGAGCTGCTCGATATTGAGCCGGATATTGCCGATGCGCCGAATGCGGTGGCGATGGGCGAGCTTAAGCGCGACATTCGCTTCCAAAATGTTTCCTTCGGCTATGAAGGCGAAGAGAAGGTGCTCAATAACATTAGCCTGACTGTCGGCAAAGGGGAAACGGTCGCTTTTGTCGGACCCTCGGGTGCGGGGAAAACGACGCTTTGCAGCCTGCTGCCGCGTTTTTACGAGCTGAATGAAGGCTCCATTACGGTGGACGGCGTCGATATTCGCCAGATCAAGCTGCAATCGCTGCGCAGCCAAATCGGCATTGTGCAGCAGGATGTATTTTTGTTCTCGGGCTCGATTCGTGAAAATATTCTTTACGGCAAGCTAGGTGCCACCGAGGAAGAAATATGGGAAGCGGCTCGAAGAGCGCGCCTGGATGATTTTATTCGCACACAGCCGGAAGGGCTGGATACGGTCATTGGCGAGCGCGGGGTCAAGCTGTCCGGCGGGCAGAAGCAGCGGATGTCGATTGCGAGAATGTTCCTGAAAAATCCGCCGATTCTGATTTTGGATGAAGCTACGTCGGCGCTTGATACAGAGACGGAGCTGATTATTCAGCAGTCGCTGGCTGAGCTGTCGGAGGGCCGGACAACGCTCGTTATTGCGCACCGATTGGCAACGATCAAAAATGCCGACCGCATCGTCGTCGTTACCCCGCAAGGCATTGAGGAGCAGGGCCGTCATGAGGAGCTTGTTCACCAGGGCGGCATTTATAGCAGGCTCCATCAGGCACAGTTTGGTTAA
- a CDS encoding ABC transporter permease codes for MIKPYYAVLRLRLSNGLQYRAAAYAGIGTQFFFGFIFIMVFEAFYAQTSTAAPQMSLSEVVAYCWLKQAFLAFIVLWLRDNELFQLITSGNIAYELCRPSGIYGLWYAKLLAQRLSSALLRCLPILLVSFFLPQPYRLELPPDFAAFFLFVCSLIIGLFLIVTISMLIYISVFITMSPAGSLLMFSVFGEFFAGMIIPVPLMPDWMQRIVYALPFHWTVDFPFRVYTGNISTLDAGAGLLFQLLWLAALIFLGKIAMNKALRRVVVQGG; via the coding sequence ATGATCAAACCTTACTACGCCGTACTCAGGCTGCGGCTCAGCAACGGGCTGCAATACCGTGCCGCCGCATACGCAGGCATCGGGACGCAGTTTTTTTTCGGCTTTATTTTCATTATGGTGTTTGAAGCCTTTTATGCCCAGACCAGTACCGCCGCACCACAGATGAGCCTCTCCGAGGTTGTCGCCTATTGCTGGCTCAAGCAAGCGTTCCTTGCCTTCATCGTTTTATGGCTGCGCGACAATGAACTGTTTCAGCTCATTACAAGCGGCAATATTGCCTATGAGCTATGCAGGCCCAGCGGTATTTACGGCCTCTGGTATGCAAAGCTGCTCGCCCAGCGGCTGTCCAGCGCTTTGCTTCGCTGCCTGCCGATATTGCTGGTCAGCTTCTTTCTGCCACAGCCCTACAGGCTTGAGCTGCCGCCTGACTTTGCCGCCTTTTTCCTATTTGTCTGCTCGCTTATTATAGGGCTGTTCCTAATCGTGACCATCTCCATGCTCATTTATATTTCCGTATTTATTACGATGTCTCCTGCCGGCTCCCTGCTGATGTTCAGCGTGTTTGGCGAGTTTTTCGCCGGCATGATTATTCCGGTACCGCTTATGCCGGATTGGATGCAGCGGATCGTCTACGCTCTGCCCTTCCACTGGACCGTTGACTTCCCTTTTCGCGTCTACACCGGCAACATTTCCACGCTAGATGCCGGAGCGGGACTGCTGTTTCAGCTGCTGTGGCTCGCTGCCCTTATTTTCCTTGGTAAAATCGCGATGAACAAGGCGCTGCGACGCGTCGTTGTACAAGGAGGCTGA